The Streptomyces sp. NBC_01353 genome contains a region encoding:
- a CDS encoding MoxR family ATPase: MPSHAPSQLDVAGDLLTLLRDTTTEPRPDPQLEALTLAVAADLPVLLWGEPGIGKTAALTQLAETLDLPLTTVIASVHEPSDFAGLPIIGDDPAEHGVPMAPPDWAVRLVRAGRGLLFLDELSTAPPAVQAALLRLVLERRIGALRLPPGVRIVAAANPRASAADGWELSPPLANRFVHLQWVHDHEVVVRGLGGTWPRATLPRLDAAKMTEAVAFARRAVCGLLAARPKLVHQLPGNEARRGGPWPSPRSWEMTLHLIAFATAAGSSRDVLSMLVRGTVGDGPGLELLASLDRLDLPDPETLLADPESAVLPERGDLRQAVLDGVVAAVRTRPEKTRWDAAWALLVRAMETGAPDLVVVPATTLASLRQQEWDVPESIERLAGAVSLSRRADRAGARAALATQAGR; encoded by the coding sequence ATGCCCTCACACGCCCCTTCCCAACTCGACGTCGCCGGCGACCTGCTGACCCTTCTGCGCGACACCACCACCGAGCCGCGCCCCGACCCCCAGCTGGAGGCCCTCACCCTGGCCGTCGCCGCCGACCTGCCCGTGCTCCTGTGGGGTGAGCCGGGGATCGGCAAGACCGCGGCCCTCACGCAGCTCGCGGAGACCCTGGACCTGCCGCTGACCACCGTGATCGCCAGCGTGCACGAGCCGTCGGACTTCGCCGGCCTGCCGATCATCGGCGACGATCCGGCGGAACACGGTGTCCCGATGGCTCCGCCGGACTGGGCCGTACGACTCGTACGGGCCGGCCGAGGGCTGCTGTTCCTCGACGAACTGTCCACCGCCCCGCCGGCCGTGCAGGCCGCCCTGCTCCGCCTCGTCCTCGAACGGCGCATCGGCGCCCTCCGACTGCCGCCCGGGGTACGCATCGTGGCCGCCGCCAATCCGCGGGCCTCGGCGGCCGACGGCTGGGAGCTGAGCCCGCCCCTGGCCAACCGGTTCGTTCACCTTCAGTGGGTCCACGACCACGAGGTCGTCGTCCGCGGGCTCGGGGGGACCTGGCCCCGGGCGACGCTGCCCCGGCTCGACGCGGCGAAGATGACGGAGGCCGTGGCCTTCGCCCGCCGCGCCGTGTGCGGGCTGCTCGCCGCCCGTCCCAAGCTCGTCCACCAGCTGCCCGGCAACGAGGCCCGCAGGGGCGGACCCTGGCCGTCGCCGCGCAGCTGGGAGATGACCCTGCATCTGATCGCCTTCGCGACCGCGGCCGGCTCCTCCCGGGACGTGCTCTCCATGCTGGTCAGGGGAACCGTCGGCGACGGTCCGGGCCTTGAACTGCTTGCGAGCCTGGACCGGCTGGACCTACCGGATCCCGAGACGCTGCTCGCCGACCCGGAGAGTGCCGTCCTCCCCGAGCGCGGAGATCTCCGCCAGGCCGTGCTCGACGGCGTGGTCGCCGCGGTCCGCACGCGCCCGGAGAAGACCCGCTGGGACGCGGCGTGGGCGCTCCTGGTGCGGGCGATGGAGACCGGAGCCCCTGACCTGGTGGTCGTTCCCGCGACCACTCTCGCCTCACTCCGCCAGCAGGAGTGGGACGTACCGGAGTCGATCGAACGGCTCGCCGGAGCGGTGTCCCTGTCCCGGCGCGCCGACCGGGCCGGGGCCCGGGCCGCGCTCGCCACGCAGGCCGGCCGTTGA
- a CDS encoding VWA-like domain-containing protein has translation MSAGAPGPEKALDRDKLFAARLQAARARPYLATALFALHTVESTRVPTMAVDRYWRCYVSPAFVDRTPVEELAGVWVHEVSHLLRDHHGRGDRVARARGLTGPGERLRMNIAADCEINDDVFGDGLVRPEGAVMPETLGLDPGQLMEDYLRQFSLGARTLEHAWLDCGSGADGLDREWELGPDGAHGLSAQERDAVRFRVAQGITGRPGNASKAWQRWAEEAFHPPQPWRDLLGAAIRSAASASGAGEDYTYGRPARRSAGLPGVVLPSLRRMPPRVSVVIDTSASVSDAELGGALLEVAAISRAVGGRRDLVSVLPCDASAQFVHPLCSAEGIPLMGGGGTDLRTGFARALKARPAPDVVVVLTDGQTPWPDTRPPCRTVVGLFPRRFSNRSWDEDDPDYVPDSPPDWARVVDIG, from the coding sequence TTGAGCGCGGGCGCACCGGGGCCGGAGAAGGCCCTGGACCGCGACAAGCTGTTCGCCGCCCGGCTCCAGGCCGCGCGGGCGCGGCCCTATCTGGCGACGGCGCTGTTCGCCCTGCACACCGTGGAGTCGACGCGGGTGCCGACGATGGCCGTCGACCGGTACTGGCGGTGCTACGTCTCACCGGCGTTCGTCGACCGGACCCCGGTGGAGGAACTGGCCGGGGTATGGGTCCACGAGGTCTCGCATCTGCTGCGCGACCATCACGGGCGCGGTGACCGGGTCGCGCGGGCGCGCGGACTGACGGGCCCCGGGGAGCGGCTGCGGATGAACATCGCCGCGGACTGCGAGATCAACGACGACGTGTTCGGCGACGGTCTGGTCCGGCCCGAAGGCGCCGTCATGCCTGAGACGTTGGGGCTCGATCCCGGACAGCTCATGGAGGACTATCTGCGCCAGTTCTCCCTCGGGGCGCGGACGCTCGAGCATGCCTGGCTGGACTGCGGCAGCGGCGCCGACGGGCTCGACAGGGAGTGGGAACTCGGGCCGGACGGTGCGCACGGGCTCAGTGCGCAGGAGCGGGACGCCGTCCGGTTCCGGGTGGCGCAAGGCATCACCGGCCGTCCGGGAAACGCCTCGAAGGCGTGGCAGCGGTGGGCGGAGGAGGCGTTCCATCCTCCACAACCGTGGCGAGACCTGCTGGGGGCGGCCATCCGCTCGGCGGCTTCCGCCTCCGGCGCCGGCGAGGACTACACGTACGGCCGGCCGGCCCGGCGGTCGGCCGGGCTGCCGGGCGTGGTGCTGCCGAGCCTGCGACGGATGCCACCCCGGGTGTCCGTGGTCATCGACACGTCCGCCTCCGTCAGCGACGCCGAGCTGGGCGGTGCGCTCCTCGAGGTCGCCGCCATCTCCCGTGCCGTGGGCGGCCGTCGGGACCTCGTCAGCGTGCTGCCGTGCGACGCGTCGGCCCAGTTCGTGCACCCGCTGTGCAGCGCCGAGGGAATCCCGCTGATGGGCGGTGGGGGTACGGATCTGCGTACGGGCTTCGCCAGGGCGCTCAAGGCGCGGCCGGCGCCCGATGTGGTCGTGGTCCTGACCGATGGTCAGACACCGTGGCCGGACACCCGGCCTCCGTGCCGGACGGTGGTGGGGCTGTTCCCGAGGCGGTTCTCGAACCGATCGTGGGACGAGGACGACCCCGACTACGTCCCCGACTCGCCGCCCGACTGGGCACGTGTCGTCGACATCGGGTAG
- a CDS encoding HlyD family efflux transporter periplasmic adaptor subunit, producing MQFRQKALSKLQSPEELDVPVRFARPQGRLVLVVTVVVMAIASFWALTGTVSSKQSAPGILTRAEGSYLLQSPVAGQVTDVLVEEGTSVSAGTALLTVRTEQGDRPVRAVADGRVTTLFARMGSVVTTGADVATVERVTRPDDPLVAMLYMPGDSASTIQVGASVDLSVQSAPRSRFGVLRGQVKAVGRAPQTQAQIGNFLGDSGLAAQFSRQGNPIAVLVTLERSAATKSGYTWSSTDGPPNAIDSGTPVTGAVHLSAQRPVDWLLP from the coding sequence GTGCAGTTCCGCCAAAAGGCACTTTCCAAGCTGCAATCGCCCGAAGAACTCGACGTCCCCGTACGCTTCGCGCGCCCGCAGGGCCGCCTCGTACTGGTCGTCACGGTCGTCGTCATGGCGATCGCGAGTTTCTGGGCGCTCACCGGCACGGTGTCGTCCAAGCAGAGCGCGCCCGGCATCCTCACCCGCGCCGAGGGCAGTTACCTGCTGCAGAGCCCCGTCGCCGGACAGGTGACCGACGTCCTCGTCGAGGAGGGCACGTCCGTGTCCGCCGGGACGGCGCTCCTCACCGTCCGTACGGAGCAGGGCGACCGGCCCGTGCGCGCGGTCGCCGACGGCCGGGTGACCACGCTGTTCGCCAGGATGGGTTCGGTCGTCACGACCGGCGCCGACGTGGCGACGGTGGAGCGGGTGACGCGTCCCGACGATCCGCTGGTGGCAATGCTCTACATGCCTGGCGACAGCGCGTCGACGATCCAGGTGGGAGCCTCGGTCGACCTGAGCGTCCAGTCCGCCCCCCGAAGCCGGTTCGGAGTGCTGCGCGGCCAGGTGAAGGCGGTGGGCCGCGCGCCCCAGACGCAGGCGCAGATCGGCAACTTCCTCGGCGACAGCGGGCTGGCCGCACAGTTCTCCCGGCAGGGCAACCCGATCGCGGTGCTCGTGACGCTGGAGCGCTCCGCCGCCACCAAGTCCGGCTACACCTGGTCCTCCACGGACGGACCCCCGAACGCCATCGACTCCGGTACGCCGGTCACCGGCGCCGTCCATCTGTCCGCGCAGCGCCCCGTCGACTGGCTGCTGCCGTGA
- a CDS encoding NHLP family bacteriocin export ABC transporter peptidase/permease/ATPase subunit, translating to MEAVECGAAALAMVLGHFARFVPLEELRIACGVSRDGSRASNLLKAARGYGLQAKGMQMDLAALAEVSAPAILFWEFNHYVVYDGMGRRFGRRGVYVNDPGKGRRFVPMDEFDTSFTGIVLTFEPGAGFRRGGRKPGVMSAMPARLRGTAGTMAAAVISSLLLVAVGAWVPALSRTYIDMFLIGSQTSLLGVLFVAMATTLVLTATLTAVQQANLLRGRIISSTLGSARFLRHLLRLPISFYSQRNPADLVQRLQSNDAVAETLARDLAAAGVDAVVVLLYAVLLWTYDPQLTVVGVLIALLNVVAMRVVIHLRATNTQKLRAESARLTNTSYSGLQLIETMKATGGENGFFRRWAGQHAITLDVQQRLGMPSAWLAVVAPTLAALNSALILMIGGLRAVEGHLSVGLLVAFQALVTSFTAPITRLNGVAGRIQDFAADVARLKDVENFPVDPLYTRREPAARTRRLKGHVELDDITFGYSPLDAPLLKGFSLSVGPGQQVALVGGSGSGKSTVSRLISGLYAPWEGAIRIDGMRLEDIPRSALAASVSFVDQDVFLFEGTVRDNIALWDPSVPDEAVVAALEDAAVYDVVARRPGGIHSRVEQDGRNFSGGQRQRLEIARALVRRPSIMVLDEVTSALDAATEQLIIDNLRRRGCACVVIAHRLSTVRDSDEIVVLDRGTVVERGRHEYLVAAQGPYAELVKEH from the coding sequence ATGGAGGCCGTGGAGTGCGGCGCCGCCGCCCTCGCCATGGTGCTCGGCCACTTCGCTCGCTTCGTGCCCCTGGAGGAGCTGCGCATCGCCTGCGGCGTCTCCCGCGACGGCTCCCGGGCGAGCAACCTCCTGAAGGCGGCGCGCGGTTACGGGCTCCAGGCCAAGGGGATGCAGATGGACCTGGCCGCGCTGGCCGAGGTCAGCGCCCCGGCGATCCTCTTCTGGGAGTTCAACCACTACGTCGTCTACGACGGCATGGGCCGACGCTTCGGCCGCAGGGGCGTGTACGTCAACGACCCCGGCAAGGGCCGCCGGTTCGTCCCCATGGACGAGTTCGACACCAGCTTCACCGGCATCGTGCTCACCTTCGAGCCCGGCGCCGGCTTCCGCCGCGGCGGGCGCAAGCCGGGCGTCATGAGCGCCATGCCCGCCCGCCTGCGCGGCACGGCGGGCACGATGGCCGCCGCCGTGATCTCCAGCCTCCTGCTGGTGGCCGTCGGCGCGTGGGTGCCCGCCCTGAGCCGTACGTACATCGACATGTTCCTCATCGGGAGCCAGACCTCGCTGCTGGGCGTGCTCTTCGTGGCGATGGCGACCACCCTCGTCCTCACCGCGACGCTCACCGCGGTGCAGCAGGCCAATCTGCTGCGCGGGCGGATCATCTCCTCGACCCTGGGCAGCGCCCGCTTCCTCCGGCACCTGCTCAGACTTCCCATCAGCTTCTACTCCCAGCGCAACCCGGCCGACCTGGTGCAGCGCCTGCAGTCCAACGACGCGGTCGCCGAGACCCTCGCACGCGACCTGGCCGCGGCGGGCGTGGACGCCGTCGTCGTGTTGCTCTACGCGGTGCTGCTGTGGACGTACGACCCGCAGCTCACGGTCGTCGGCGTGCTGATCGCCCTGCTCAACGTCGTGGCCATGCGGGTCGTGATCCACCTGCGGGCCACCAACACCCAGAAGCTGCGGGCCGAGAGCGCCCGGCTGACCAACACCTCGTACAGCGGTCTCCAGCTCATCGAGACGATGAAGGCCACCGGCGGCGAGAACGGCTTCTTCCGCCGCTGGGCGGGGCAGCACGCGATCACGCTCGACGTCCAGCAGCGGCTCGGTATGCCCAGCGCGTGGCTGGCGGTCGTCGCCCCCACCCTGGCCGCGCTCAACAGCGCGCTGATCCTGATGATCGGCGGTCTGCGGGCGGTGGAGGGCCATCTCTCCGTCGGTCTGCTCGTCGCCTTCCAGGCCCTGGTGACCAGCTTCACCGCGCCGATCACCCGTCTCAACGGCGTGGCCGGCCGCATCCAGGACTTCGCCGCCGACGTCGCCCGCCTCAAGGACGTGGAGAACTTCCCCGTCGATCCGCTCTACACACGGCGCGAGCCGGCCGCCCGCACCCGCCGGCTCAAGGGTCATGTGGAGCTGGACGACATCACCTTCGGCTACAGCCCGCTGGACGCCCCGCTGTTGAAGGGCTTCTCGCTCTCGGTCGGCCCCGGTCAGCAGGTCGCGCTGGTCGGCGGCTCCGGCAGCGGCAAGTCCACCGTCTCCCGGCTGATATCCGGCCTCTACGCCCCCTGGGAGGGCGCCATCCGCATCGACGGGATGCGGCTGGAGGACATCCCGCGCAGCGCGCTCGCCGCCTCCGTCTCCTTCGTGGACCAGGACGTCTTCCTCTTCGAGGGCACCGTCCGCGACAACATCGCGCTGTGGGACCCCTCCGTCCCGGACGAGGCCGTGGTCGCCGCCCTGGAGGACGCCGCCGTGTACGACGTGGTCGCCCGGCGTCCCGGCGGCATCCACAGCCGCGTGGAGCAGGACGGCCGCAACTTCTCCGGCGGCCAGCGCCAGCGTCTGGAGATCGCCAGGGCGCTCGTGCGCCGGCCGAGCATCATGGTCCTCGACGAGGTGACCAGCGCCCTCGACGCGGCGACCGAGCAGCTCATCATCGACAACCTGCGGCGCCGCGGCTGCGCCTGCGTGGTCATCGCGCACCGGCTGAGCACGGTGCGCGACAGCGACGAGATCGTCGTGCTCGACCGCGGCACGGTCGTGGAGCGCGGACGGCACGAGTATCTGGTCGCGGCGCAGGGCCCGTACGCCGAACTGGTCAAGGAGCACTGA